In Aestuariibaculum lutulentum, one DNA window encodes the following:
- a CDS encoding DUF4293 domain-containing protein, translated as MLQRIQSIYLLAAAGVSAGLIFVFHLWVTNNDVVVYAKDDIKYLAMFVASAALSLVTIFKYKNRKSQFMLGRLNIILNFILLGFFVYQSLNVSGETSVSEKGIGMLLPIISIVFLALANKAIKKDEDLVKSVDRLR; from the coding sequence ATGTTACAACGTATACAATCTATATATCTTTTAGCCGCCGCAGGCGTATCTGCAGGGCTAATATTTGTATTCCATTTATGGGTTACAAATAACGATGTTGTGGTGTATGCAAAAGACGATATTAAGTACTTAGCTATGTTTGTAGCTTCGGCAGCTTTATCGTTGGTAACCATATTTAAGTATAAAAACAGGAAGTCTCAATTTATGTTGGGGCGACTTAACATCATATTAAACTTTATTTTACTAGGATTTTTTGTGTATCAATCTCTAAATGTATCTGGAGAAACTAGCGTTTCTGAGAAAGGTATTGGGATGCTTCTTCCTATCATTTCTATCGTATTTCTGGCTTTAGCCAATAAGGCCATCAAAAAGGATGAAGATCTCGTAAAATCTGTAGATCGATTGCGTTAA
- the rho gene encoding transcription termination factor Rho, with product MFEISQLNEKKLSDLQEIAKKLNIPKYRSLKKMDLVYQILDHQAADPKAVKAVVDSSETAEPKTNEAPKKEVKKPRQRVQRPKPAPVKNETKTEVEQPTAETSKTESPAPAPTEAKPEAKNDKPAKPNNPQQDRQKEHQHKQQNQKKDNQHKQNQHKNQKNRDNNGNTVDAGNKDNRNRYREPDFEFDAIIESEGVLDIMQDGYGFLRSSDYNYLSSPDDIYVSQSQIRLFGLKKGDTVLGNVRPPKEGEKYFPLIKVNRINGQKPEVVRDRVAFEHLTPLFPKEKFNIAEKQSTISTRIMDLFSPIGKGQRGMIVSQPKTGKTMLLKDVANAIAANHPEVYLMILLIDERPEEVTDMQRNVRGEVISSTFDKEAHEHVKIADIVLEKAKRLVECGHDVVILLDSITRLARAYNTVQPASGKILSGGVDANALHKPKRFFGAARNIENGGSLTIIATALTETGSKMDEVIFEEFKGTGNMELQLDRKIANRRIFPAIDLTSSSTRRDDLLLDEATIQRMWVMRKYLADMNPVEAMEFINDRVKQTRNNEEFLISMNG from the coding sequence ATGTTTGAAATTTCTCAATTAAACGAAAAAAAGCTCTCTGATTTACAGGAGATTGCTAAAAAATTGAACATTCCTAAGTATCGTTCATTAAAAAAAATGGATTTAGTATACCAGATACTAGACCATCAGGCTGCCGACCCAAAAGCAGTAAAAGCTGTCGTTGATTCTTCTGAAACAGCTGAACCAAAAACCAACGAAGCCCCAAAAAAAGAAGTAAAAAAACCAAGACAGCGTGTACAACGACCAAAACCGGCACCTGTAAAAAACGAAACTAAAACCGAAGTTGAGCAACCTACGGCTGAAACTTCAAAAACTGAGAGTCCGGCTCCGGCTCCGACTGAAGCTAAGCCTGAGGCTAAAAACGATAAGCCTGCGAAACCAAATAACCCGCAGCAAGATCGCCAGAAAGAGCACCAGCATAAACAGCAAAACCAGAAAAAGGACAATCAGCACAAACAAAATCAACACAAAAATCAAAAAAACAGAGATAACAACGGGAATACTGTTGATGCCGGTAACAAGGATAACAGAAACCGTTACCGCGAACCTGATTTTGAGTTTGATGCTATTATTGAGAGTGAGGGTGTTTTAGATATTATGCAGGATGGGTACGGATTTTTACGTTCATCGGATTACAACTACTTATCGTCTCCTGACGATATTTACGTATCGCAATCGCAAATTCGTTTATTCGGGTTAAAGAAAGGAGATACTGTTTTAGGAAATGTTAGACCACCTAAAGAAGGTGAAAAATATTTCCCGTTAATTAAAGTAAACCGCATAAATGGTCAGAAACCAGAAGTGGTAAGAGACCGTGTAGCTTTCGAACACTTAACGCCATTATTCCCTAAAGAGAAATTCAATATTGCTGAAAAGCAAAGTACGATTTCTACCAGAATTATGGACTTGTTCTCGCCTATTGGTAAAGGACAACGTGGTATGATTGTATCGCAACCTAAAACTGGTAAAACCATGTTACTTAAAGATGTGGCCAACGCCATTGCAGCTAACCACCCAGAAGTATATTTAATGATTTTACTTATTGATGAGCGTCCTGAGGAGGTTACCGATATGCAACGTAATGTACGTGGTGAGGTTATTTCGTCTACGTTTGATAAAGAAGCGCATGAACACGTAAAAATTGCCGACATCGTTCTTGAAAAAGCAAAGCGTTTGGTAGAATGTGGTCATGATGTGGTAATTCTTTTAGATTCTATTACGCGTTTAGCGCGTGCTTACAATACGGTACAACCAGCCTCTGGTAAAATATTAAGTGGTGGTGTTGATGCTAACGCTTTACATAAACCAAAACGTTTCTTTGGTGCGGCCAGAAATATTGAAAATGGTGGTTCGTTAACCATTATTGCTACGGCGTTAACAGAAACAGGTTCTAAAATGGACGAGGTAATCTTCGAAGAATTTAAAGGAACCGGTAACATGGAGCTACAGTTAGATAGAAAAATTGCTAACCGTAGAATTTTCCCTGCTATCGACCTGACGTCTTCAAGTACACGTCGCGACGATTTATTATTAGATGAAGCTACAATTCAACGTATGTGGGTAATGCGTAAGTATCTTGCCGATATGAACCCTGTTGAAGCGATGGAATTCATTAACGATCGTGTGAAACAAACCAGAAACAACGAAGAGTTTTTAATCTCAATGAACGGATAA
- the rpsT gene encoding 30S ribosomal protein S20, with product MANHKSALKRIRSNEAKRLINKYQHKTTRNAIKKLRELTDKTEAEALFPSVVSMLDKLAKKNIIHANKAANLKSGLAKHVAAL from the coding sequence ATGGCAAATCATAAGTCAGCATTAAAAAGAATAAGAAGTAACGAAGCTAAGCGTTTAATCAATAAGTATCAGCACAAAACAACTCGTAATGCTATTAAGAAATTACGTGAGTTAACTGATAAAACTGAAGCTGAGGCTTTATTTCCTTCAGTAGTATCTATGTTAGATAAATTAGCTAAGAAAAACATTATTCACGCTAATAAAGCTGCTAACCTTAAATCTGGTTTAGCTAAGCACGTAGCTGCGCTTTAA
- the proS gene encoding proline--tRNA ligase — MSKKLTSRSEDYSKWYNELVVKADLAENSAVRGCMVIKPYGYAIWEKMQAELDRMFKETGHQNAYFPLFVPKSLFEAEEKNAEGFAKECAVVTHYRLQNDPDKPGKLRVDPEAKLEEELVVRPTSEAIIWNTYRSWIQSYRDLPILINQWANVVRWEMRTRLFLRTAEFLWQEGHTAHETKAEALTEAKTMNNVYATFVENFMAIPVVQGVKTESERFAGAEETYCIEALMQDGKALQAGTSHFLGQNFAKAFDVKYASKEGKQDYVWATSWGVSTRLMGALIMTHSDDNGLVLPPTLAPNQVVIVPIYKSDEDLDKITEVANTIMSNLRAKGISVKFDNRTTQRPGAKFAQHELQGVPLRIAIGPKDLENGTVELARRDTLTKSVVAIDDLTTTVDDLLKEIQETLFNKALEFRNSHITEVETFEEFKDVLENKTGFISAHWDGSNETEEKIKELTKATIRCIPLEMKEEEGVCVYSGKPSKGRVLFAKAY; from the coding sequence ATGAGTAAAAAACTTACCAGTAGATCAGAAGATTATTCAAAATGGTACAACGAACTTGTTGTAAAGGCTGATTTAGCGGAGAATTCAGCAGTTAGAGGATGTATGGTTATTAAGCCATACGGATATGCCATTTGGGAAAAAATGCAGGCGGAATTAGACCGAATGTTTAAAGAAACTGGTCATCAAAATGCCTATTTCCCGTTGTTCGTTCCTAAAAGTTTGTTTGAAGCTGAAGAAAAGAATGCTGAGGGATTTGCAAAAGAGTGTGCTGTAGTCACACACTATAGATTACAAAACGACCCTGATAAACCAGGTAAATTGAGAGTTGACCCTGAAGCAAAGTTAGAGGAAGAATTAGTGGTACGCCCAACTTCTGAAGCTATTATTTGGAATACTTATCGAAGCTGGATTCAGTCGTATAGAGATTTACCCATATTAATTAACCAGTGGGCTAATGTGGTGCGTTGGGAAATGCGTACGCGTTTATTTTTACGTACGGCAGAGTTTTTATGGCAGGAAGGACATACAGCGCATGAAACAAAAGCAGAAGCATTAACGGAAGCAAAAACTATGAATAATGTTTATGCAACGTTTGTGGAGAACTTTATGGCTATTCCAGTGGTTCAAGGGGTAAAAACCGAAAGCGAACGTTTTGCTGGGGCAGAGGAGACTTATTGTATTGAAGCTTTAATGCAGGATGGAAAGGCATTACAGGCAGGAACGTCTCACTTCTTAGGTCAGAACTTCGCAAAAGCTTTTGATGTGAAGTACGCGAGCAAAGAAGGTAAACAGGATTATGTTTGGGCAACCTCTTGGGGAGTTTCTACGCGTTTAATGGGAGCTTTAATTATGACACACAGTGATGATAATGGTTTGGTGTTGCCTCCAACATTGGCGCCTAACCAGGTTGTTATTGTTCCTATTTATAAAAGTGACGAAGATTTAGATAAGATTACTGAAGTAGCCAATACTATAATGAGTAATTTAAGAGCTAAAGGTATTTCTGTAAAGTTCGATAATAGAACCACACAACGTCCGGGAGCTAAATTTGCACAGCACGAATTACAAGGAGTGCCATTACGTATTGCTATTGGTCCAAAAGATTTGGAAAACGGAACGGTGGAGTTAGCTCGTCGTGATACATTAACTAAGTCTGTAGTTGCTATAGATGATTTAACTACGACTGTTGATGATTTATTAAAAGAGATTCAGGAGACTTTATTTAATAAAGCGTTAGAATTTAGAAATAGTCACATCACAGAGGTGGAAACATTCGAAGAGTTTAAGGATGTTTTAGAAAATAAGACAGGATTTATCTCTGCGCACTGGGATGGCTCAAATGAGACCGAAGAAAAGATAAAAGAGCTTACAAAAGCGACTATTAGATGTATTCCTTTGGAAATGAAAGAAGAAGAAGGTGTGTGTGTGTATTCTGGTAAGCCTTCTAAAGGTCGGGTATTATTTGCAAAAGCATATTAA